The following are encoded together in the Juglans microcarpa x Juglans regia isolate MS1-56 chromosome 2D, Jm3101_v1.0, whole genome shotgun sequence genome:
- the LOC121250627 gene encoding protein DMP7-like, which produces MESENVQNQESLVAFLETQQPLLENAPVLPLINPKTPAHKAMRKTFKMSAHLANLLPTGTVLSFQFMSPIFTQQGQCHTITSQVRTLCLLGGCCFSCFILCFTDSFRDARGKVRYGLATSQGLWVIDGLVTLGPEEAEKYRLRFIDFFHAFLSILVFAAVALFDKNIVNCFYPAPSEEFKELLVALPIGIGLVCSLLFIAFPSKRHGIGFPLSRE; this is translated from the coding sequence ATGGAGTCGGAGAACGTACAAAATCAAGAATCTCTCGTGGCTTTCCTAGAAACACAGCAACCACTTCTGGAAAATGCACCAGTTTTACCCCTCATAAACCCCAAAACTCCTGCACATAAGGCCATGAGAAAGACCTTCAAAATGTCAGCACATTTGGCCAATCTTCTCCCCACGGGAACAGTCCTCTCGTTCCAATTCATGTCACCAATATTCACACAACAAGGCCAGTGCCACACCATCACAAGCCAGGTCAGGACTCTATGCCTCCTTGGAGGCTGTTGCTTCTCGTGCTTTATCTTGTGCTTCACCGACAGTTTCAGGGATGCGAGAGGCAAAGTTCGATATGGTTTGGCAACATCTCAAGGCTTGTGGGTGATTGATGGGTTAGTGACACTCGGACCCGAGGAGGCTGAGAAGTACAGGCTAAGGTTTATTGATTTTTTCCATGCATTCTTGTCGATACTGGTTTTTGCAGCAGTGGCATTGTTTGATAAAAACATTGTTAACTGCTTCTATCCGGCACCGTCTGAGGAGTTTAAGGAACTTCTTGTCGCATTGCCTATTGGGATTGGCTTGGTTTGCAGTTTGTTGTTCATTGCATTCCCCAGCAAGCGTCATGGAATCGGATTCCCTCTCTCTCGCGAATAA